A window of Kribbella sp. NBC_00382 genomic DNA:
CTGTGTACCTGGCTCGGTGTACGCCGAGATCGGCCGCGACGGCGAGGGCGAGTTCCGGATGCTCGGGGTGGCGGCGACTGCGCGCGGCCGGGGCATCGGTACCGCGCTGTCCGAGCACTGCGTGGACCGGAGCCGTTCACTGGGCTACCACCGCGTCGTCTTGTCGAGCGCCAGCTACATGACCACAGCCCACCGTATGTACGGCCGCCTCGGCTTCACCCGCCTCCCCGAACGCGACTGGTCCCCCCGCCCCGGCGTCGACCTGTACGCCTTCTCCCTGGACCTATGACCGTCGTACTGGACCCCTCCGACTGGCAACCGCTCCAAGCAGCCCACGCGCTTCGGGTAGACGCCTTGCTCGCAGGTCATCTGGAGCGCAAGGCCCGCGGCGAGAAGCACCCGGTCGAGGACTTCCTCTTCACCTACTACCCCACACGCCCCAAACAACTCCGCCTCTGGCACCCCGGCCCGGGCATTGGTTTGCGCGGCGCTCGGGCTTACGAGGGCAAACGCGGCTACCTGTACGCCGATGACGTGGCTCGGCTGGACCCGGCCGAGATCTCCCGCCGCTCCGACTCCATCACCTGGATCGGAAGGTTGCTATCAGCAACCGCCTCCCGCCAACCCCAATTCGGCTGCTTCGGCCTCCACGAATGGGCCATGGTCTATCGCTCAGACGAGACACGCCACGACTGGCCGCTGCGTCTGGGCAGTGAAGCCACCAACCAGGTCGTGAAGTCAAGCAAAATCGCCTGCTCCCACTTCGACGCCTTCCGCTTCTTCACCGAGCCGGCCCGGCCTCTCAACGTCCTGCAGCCCACTCGTGAGTCCCAGCCCGCTTTGGAGCAAGGCGGCTGCCTCCACGCCAACATGGACCTCTACAAGTGGGCGACCAAGTTGATGCCGTTCGCCCCCAGTTCGCTCGTTCTCGACTGCTTCGAACTAGCGCGAGACATCCGCACCCTCGACATGCGCGCGTCGCCGTACGACTTCACCGCCCTCGGGTACATCCCGGTCGAGATCGAGACCTCGGCCGGTAAGTCCGAATACGCGGCCGCCCAACGCTCGTTCGCCGTTCGCGCCGACCCGCTTCGCCGGCAACTCATCGAACTCTGCGAACGCCTGCTCCAACCTGTCGCCACCAGCTGAAGCTAGGCCGTCAGGTCGGCGAAGACCACGAGATTGGCTTCGAACTTGCCGGATACGTAGTCGAGTCCGCCGCAGGTGATCAGCCGCAGCCCGGCGTGGTCGAGATCGCCGTACACCGCGGAGCTCGGGAAGGTGGACTTTGGGTACTGCTTGACCCGGACCACCCTGAATGCCGCCGCGCTGCGATCGTGGCGGATCACGGTGATCTTGTCGCCTGGCCGCAGCCCGCGCAGTCCGGCGAAGACGCCCGGCCGGCCGGACCAGCGGACGTGGCCGACGATGACGGCGGGGCCTTTCTCACCTGGAGTGGGGGCGCCGGTGAACCAGCCGGCTGGGAATCCGTTCGGCGGTACCTGCAGATCGCCGGTGGACTTGAGGCCCAGGCGAATCAGACTCGAATCCACCCCGATCGCGGGTATGACAACCCGGATCGGGGTGGACGGCCGCATCGGAGCCGGCCGACGGTGGCCCTGGCCGGGGGGTCGTGGCCGGGACGGTCCGGCTGGCTCCGTGCGGAGTACTGGGTTGGGTTGGCGTGCTGTCTCTTCGTCCTGCGCGACACTCGTGCGGTGAGCCGCGGTCGCGGCCGGTGTGCTGACGTGGGTGTTCGGCCTGGGTGTGAGGACGGTGGTGGTCGGCGCAGCGGTCCCGCTCGGTACGTCGAACTGCATCGGGTCGGTGTGAGTCGGCCCCGTGCCCGACTCACTGCTACACCCCGCCACGACAAGAGCCGCCACCATGAGCATGACCGCTGCGCCGGTCCTCACGGCGTTGTCCAGCCGAACCATGGGACGACCGGAGGCTCGATCAGCCAGATCGACCAGCCGGACGCATCCCCCGTACCAACAGGCCCCCGCGGCGTCTTGGTCACCTGCGGCGGCTTAGGCCCGGTCGGCGGCGTTGTGGGTGGGGTCGTCGGTGGTGTGGTCGGCGGCGTTGTG
This region includes:
- a CDS encoding GNAT family N-acetyltransferase; protein product: MTTDIRLALPAEYDAVGELTAEAYAVDGFIPPGSDYGLTLRNAADRAAKAELWVAADGTELLGTVTFCVPGSVYAEIGRDGEGEFRMLGVAATARGRGIGTALSEHCVDRSRSLGYHRVVLSSASYMTTAHRMYGRLGFTRLPERDWSPRPGVDLYAFSLDL
- a CDS encoding 3-methyladenine DNA glycosylase, with protein sequence MTVVLDPSDWQPLQAAHALRVDALLAGHLERKARGEKHPVEDFLFTYYPTRPKQLRLWHPGPGIGLRGARAYEGKRGYLYADDVARLDPAEISRRSDSITWIGRLLSATASRQPQFGCFGLHEWAMVYRSDETRHDWPLRLGSEATNQVVKSSKIACSHFDAFRFFTEPARPLNVLQPTRESQPALEQGGCLHANMDLYKWATKLMPFAPSSLVLDCFELARDIRTLDMRASPYDFTALGYIPVEIETSAGKSEYAAAQRSFAVRADPLRRQLIELCERLLQPVATS
- a CDS encoding class F sortase, producing MQFDVPSGTAAPTTTVLTPRPNTHVSTPAATAAHRTSVAQDEETARQPNPVLRTEPAGPSRPRPPGQGHRRPAPMRPSTPIRVVIPAIGVDSSLIRLGLKSTGDLQVPPNGFPAGWFTGAPTPGEKGPAVIVGHVRWSGRPGVFAGLRGLRPGDKITVIRHDRSAAAFRVVRVKQYPKSTFPSSAVYGDLDHAGLRLITCGGLDYVSGKFEANLVVFADLTA